Below is a window of Deinococcus radiopugnans ATCC 19172 DNA.
CCACCAGCAGGCCGATGACGATCGGGACCGCGATCGCCAGCAGCGCGTGCCGGTAGCCGACCTCGTGCGCGAGCAGGCCGAGCAGCGGCGGGCCGGCGAGGAACGCCGAGTAGCCGATGGTCGAGACCACGGACACCCGGGCGGCCGCGTGCAGCGGGTCGTCGCTCGCCGCGCTCATCCCGACCGGGAAGCCGAGCGCCGCGCCCATGCCCCACAGCACCGCGCCGAGCAGCGCGAGCCACAGCAGGTCGTCCGGCACGAGGCCGAAGATCAGCAGGCCGACCAGCGCGAGGCCCGCGCACAGCCGCAGGACGGCGACCCGGCCGAACCGGTCGAGCAGCGCCGTGCCGAGGAACCGCATGACCGTCATGGCGGTGACGAAGACGCCGAACGAGACGGCACCGACGGCGTCGGACTGCTCGAACCCGTCGACCACCGCGAGGCTCAGCCAGTCGTTGCCGGCGCCCTCGGTGAGAGCGGCGGCCAGGACGACCAGGCCGATGAGCAGCGTGCGCGGCTCCAGCCAGGCGGCGAACACCGACCGCGGGGCGTGCGCGGCGTGCTCGCCGTCCGCGGCGGCCGCGTGCTGCCCCGCGGGCAGGAACGACCGCACGGCGACGAGCACCGCGACCGACGACAGCAGGACCGCGACCGGGACGTGCACCTGCACCGGGACGTGCGCCGCCGCGACCACGGCGGCGATGCCGGCGGCGACGACCGTGCCGAGCGAGAAGCCCGCGTGGTACCGCGGCATGACGGTCCGGCCGAGCTTCTGCTCGACCATCGCGCCCTC
It encodes the following:
- a CDS encoding MFS transporter, whose amino-acid sequence is MGLLLLVGSCGSLVALPLSGLVVTRIGAVKAVAGFALLNAAGLSIATVGAAMGEVVVTAAGLVVFGVGTGVWDAAMNLEGAMVEQKLGRTVMPRYHAGFSLGTVVAAGIAAVVAAAHVPVQVHVPVAVLLSSVAVLVAVRSFLPAGQHAAAADGEHAAHAPRSVFAAWLEPRTLLIGLVVLAAALTEGAGNDWLSLAVVDGFEQSDAVGAVSFGVFVTAMTVMRFLGTALLDRFGRVAVLRLCAGLALVGLLIFGLVPDDLLWLALLGAVLWGMGAALGFPVGMSAASDDPLHAAARVSVVSTIGYSAFLAGPPLLGLLAHEVGYRHALLAIAVPIVIGLLV